From one Camelina sativa cultivar DH55 unplaced genomic scaffold, Cs unpScaffold00478, whole genome shotgun sequence genomic stretch:
- the LOC109131539 gene encoding uncharacterized protein LOC109131539, with translation MVAPGKVLRLRKAIYGLKQSPRACGLVVVLIYVDDLIITGDDQEGVQDTKAFLHSAFDIKDLGELRYFLGIEIYRSSEGLFLSQRKYTLDLLAETGRLGAKQAATPLEEGYQAKRKGESIWAKEGKPREPMDEPYEDVTRYQRLVGKLIYVTITRPDICYAVNRASQYMKAQTKYHWSIVERILSYLKGSPGQGIWMDKNSNTEIVGYFDVDYAGDTLDRRSTTGYCTFIGGNLVTWKSKKQKVVSCSSDEAEYRAMRKLTNELTWLKALLKDLGVDSKKPITIHCDNEAAIHIATNLVFHERTKHIEVDCHKVREKIEEGVILPCHTRSQDQLADIFTKAACPKVCGHIHSKLGLVDITRP, from the exons ATGGTCGCACCAGGCAAGGTTCTCCGACTTCGCAAGGCTATATATGGTCTCAAACAGTCCCCTCGGGCCTG TGGTCTAGTGGTCGTTcttatctatgttgatgacctCATTATCACTGGCGATGACCAAGAAGGTGTTCAGGATACCAAGGCCTTTCTTCACTCCGCCTTTGACATTAAAGACCTTGGTGAGCTTCGTTATTTTCTTGGGATTGAGATCTATCGCTCGTCGGAGGGCTTATTTCTCTCTCAACGAAAGTATACCCTTGATCTCTTAGCTGAGACTGGTCGACTTGGTGCGAAACAGGCTGCAACTCCATTGGAAGAAGGCTATCAGgccaagcgaaagggggagagcatTTGGGCCAAGGAGGGAAAACCGCGAGAGCCCATGGATGAGCCGTATGAGGATGTCACGAGATACCAGCGACTTGTAGGAAAGCTAATATACGTTACCATCACGCGACCTGACATTTGTTATGCGGTGAACCGGGCTAGTCAATACATGAAGGCTCAAACTAAGTATCACTGGAGCATTGTCGAAAGGATTCTTAGTTATCTAAAAGGGAGTCCGGGTCAAGGCATATGGATGGACAAGAATTCGAACACTGAGATAGTGGGATATTTTGATGTTGATTATGCTGGAGATACCTTGGATAGGAGATCAACTACGGGTTATTGTACATTTATTGGTGGGAACTTGGTTACATGGAAgtcaaagaaacagaaagtgGTCTCATGTTCTAGTGACGAAGCTGAGTATAGAGCAATGAGGAAGCTGACAAATGAACTGACTTGGTTGAAGGCGCTTCTCAAGGATCTTGGCGTTGATTCAAAGAAACCGATCACCATACATTGTGATAATGAAGCTGCGATTCATATCGCCACAAATTTAGTctttcatgagagaaccaaacacattgagGTTGATTGTCACAAGGTTCgagaaaagatagaagaaggagTGATCTTACCGTGCCACACTCGAAGTCAAGACCAACTGGCGGATATATTCACTAAAGCTGCATGTCCCAAGGTTTGTGGACACATTCATAGCAAACTTGGGCTTGTAGACATCACCCGTCCTTGA